A DNA window from Mesoplasma coleopterae contains the following coding sequences:
- a CDS encoding tRNA1(Val) (adenine(37)-N6)-methyltransferase, which produces MKILNDLLGYENRKIYQDSEMFNFTLDSILIARFVNLKSGINKIVDFGTNNAVIPLIISKYTNAKIVGVEIQEKAAALAIENIKLNNLVDQVEIVNKDIKVYAKEMANKFDAVICNPPFFKKHEESKVKKISEEVVNARHETLITLEEIIKNAGLILKNGGSFTLVHRPERTGEIINLLYKYKFAPKRMQFIHSKVGEEAKTILIDAILEGNEGMQIIKPLISHKEDESYTNELLKYFKD; this is translated from the coding sequence ATGAAAATTTTGAATGATTTACTAGGATATGAAAATAGAAAAATTTATCAAGATTCTGAAATGTTTAACTTTACATTAGACAGTATTCTTATAGCAAGATTTGTAAATTTGAAAAGTGGAATAAATAAAATTGTTGATTTTGGCACTAATAATGCAGTTATACCTTTAATAATTTCAAAATATACAAATGCAAAAATTGTTGGAGTTGAAATTCAAGAAAAGGCTGCAGCTTTAGCAATTGAAAACATAAAATTAAATAATCTTGTAGATCAAGTTGAAATAGTAAATAAAGATATCAAAGTCTATGCTAAAGAAATGGCTAATAAATTTGATGCAGTAATATGTAATCCTCCATTTTTTAAAAAACATGAAGAATCAAAAGTAAAAAAGATTAGCGAAGAAGTTGTTAACGCAAGACACGAGACTTTAATAACTCTTGAAGAAATAATAAAAAATGCAGGATTGATTCTAAAAAATGGAGGCTCTTTTACATTAGTTCATAGACCTGAAAGAACTGGCGAAATAATTAATTTGCTTTATAAATATAAATTCGCGCCTAAAAGAATGCAATTCATTCATTCAAAAGTTGGAGAAGAAGCTAAAACAATTTTAATTGATGCAATTTTAGAAGGAAATGAAGGAATGCAAATAATTAAGCCTTTAATTTCACATAAAGAAGATGAATCATATACTAATGAACTATTGAAATACTTTAAGGACTAG
- the dnaX gene encoding DNA polymerase III subunit gamma/tau, producing the protein MEQNKALYRKYRPSNFEDIAGHQNVVEILKNELKNNKISHSFLFAGQRGTGKTSIARILAKSVNCSNLLNGLACEVCESCLASNEQRNPDIIEMDAASNNGVDEIREIKNNINSLPFIGKYKIYIIDEVHMLTKAAFNALLKTLEEPPIHAIFILATTEYAKIPATILSRCQIFNFKKIDRISLMNRLNFICENEGYKIDKDVLEEIAIISEGSLRDASNVIEQLMTVTSEHITIEDLKAVFYVATKTEKIQILVNILNNEPATIINYFEKANNQGMDFDVLTLNLIEIVKEIIEYKFTKDSNVLNILEESDLSNFSNTEVKSLFEVADNLSEAYAKTKGTSINFNYLLISVLKTLKNPVEQKIKVSETIKPIIETKDEIIAEKISEGTNIISEPFITNNLEESNSNQIEKPVEESVVETLPTQETQVLFKENIVENEESKLIVEEKNEDEITEVVVEPKVNEENFEIKTLTNLKIQLNKNLVANEEKKTYKIEISEVINLLVGASKNKREEIEAKLNSFFDADEKDNLINPELAKKYINFFNFKVIAASQNEILLRSEDFENVNNLLVTLQNEEQRELIQKEFDKLLFLPIDEEFWNEIKVTFKKLKENGQLPTYKQINYDDYFDSKKQSVVLSHFDDKTIEAASRLFNIDELEIED; encoded by the coding sequence ATGGAACAAAACAAAGCATTATATAGAAAATACAGACCAAGTAATTTTGAAGACATAGCAGGACATCAAAATGTCGTTGAAATATTAAAAAATGAATTAAAGAATAATAAAATAAGTCATTCATTTTTATTTGCTGGACAAAGAGGAACTGGTAAAACATCTATAGCCAGAATATTAGCAAAAAGTGTTAACTGTTCAAACCTTTTAAACGGATTAGCATGTGAAGTTTGCGAAAGTTGTCTTGCTTCTAATGAACAAAGAAATCCAGATATTATTGAAATGGATGCTGCATCTAATAATGGTGTTGATGAAATTAGAGAAATAAAAAATAATATTAACTCTTTACCATTTATTGGCAAATATAAAATTTATATTATAGATGAAGTTCATATGTTAACAAAGGCTGCATTTAATGCGCTTCTAAAAACTCTTGAAGAACCACCAATACATGCTATATTTATTTTGGCAACAACTGAATATGCAAAAATACCAGCAACAATACTTTCAAGATGTCAAATATTTAATTTTAAAAAAATAGACAGAATCTCACTTATGAACAGATTAAATTTTATTTGTGAAAATGAAGGATATAAAATAGACAAAGATGTGCTAGAAGAAATAGCAATTATTTCTGAGGGATCATTGAGAGATGCTTCAAATGTTATTGAACAGCTAATGACCGTTACTTCTGAACACATTACTATTGAGGACTTAAAAGCAGTTTTCTATGTAGCAACAAAAACTGAAAAAATTCAGATATTAGTAAACATATTAAATAACGAACCTGCAACAATAATAAATTATTTTGAAAAGGCAAATAATCAAGGGATGGATTTTGATGTCTTAACACTAAACTTGATCGAAATTGTAAAAGAAATAATTGAATACAAATTTACAAAAGATTCTAATGTTTTAAATATTTTAGAAGAATCAGATTTATCTAATTTTTCAAATACCGAAGTTAAATCACTTTTTGAAGTAGCTGATAATTTAAGTGAGGCATATGCTAAAACTAAAGGTACAAGCATTAACTTTAATTATTTATTAATTAGTGTATTAAAAACACTAAAAAATCCAGTTGAACAGAAAATTAAAGTAAGTGAAACAATAAAACCAATTATTGAAACAAAAGATGAAATAATTGCTGAAAAAATTTCTGAAGGAACGAATATAATTTCTGAACCATTTATAACAAATAATTTGGAAGAATCAAATAGTAATCAAATAGAAAAACCTGTAGAAGAAAGTGTTGTAGAAACTTTACCAACTCAAGAAACACAAGTTTTATTTAAAGAAAATATTGTTGAGAATGAAGAAAGTAAATTAATTGTTGAAGAAAAAAATGAAGATGAAATAACAGAAGTAGTCGTCGAACCAAAAGTTAATGAAGAAAATTTTGAAATCAAAACATTAACAAATCTTAAAATACAATTAAATAAAAACCTAGTTGCTAATGAAGAAAAGAAAACATATAAAATTGAAATCTCGGAAGTAATAAATTTATTAGTTGGTGCAAGCAAAAATAAACGTGAAGAAATTGAAGCAAAACTTAATAGTTTTTTTGATGCAGATGAAAAGGATAATTTAATAAATCCAGAGTTAGCAAAAAAATACATAAATTTCTTTAACTTTAAAGTTATAGCTGCATCACAAAATGAAATACTTTTAAGATCAGAGGATTTTGAAAATGTTAACAATTTATTAGTAACATTGCAAAATGAAGAACAAAGAGAGCTAATACAAAAAGAGTTTGATAAATTATTATTTTTACCAATTGATGAAGAGTTTTGAAATGAAATAAAAGTAACATTTAAAAAATTAAAAGAAAATGGACAATTGCCAACATATAAGCAAATAAATTATGATGATTATTTTGACAGCAAAAAACAATCAGTCGTTTTAAGTCATTTTGATGATAAAACAATTGAAGCAGCATCGAGATTATTTAACATTGATGAATTAGAAATAGAGGATTAA
- the tmk gene encoding dTMP kinase, with product MFITIEGMDGSGKTTALQRVKKHLEDLNYKVVMTREPGGLPISEKIRDLILNKDSQGMEPWTEALLFIAARKEHLEKVIKPYLEQGYIVISDRFMDSTTAYQGGARGLGVDYLNELQKTILEGFLPDLTLYFELSFEDAEKRLSGRHDEKNRLDEEGRKFKESVKQAFEDLSKKEAQRITVIDASKTPDEVFEQTKNVILEKIELWKKEKH from the coding sequence ATGTTCATAACAATTGAAGGAATGGATGGCAGTGGTAAAACAACTGCGCTGCAAAGGGTTAAAAAGCATTTAGAAGATTTAAACTACAAGGTTGTTATGACAAGAGAACCAGGCGGTTTACCAATTTCTGAAAAAATCAGAGATCTTATATTAAATAAAGATAGTCAAGGCATGGAACCATGAACAGAAGCTTTACTTTTTATTGCAGCTAGAAAAGAACATCTTGAAAAAGTAATCAAACCTTATCTTGAGCAAGGTTATATAGTTATTTCTGATAGATTTATGGATTCAACAACTGCATATCAAGGTGGAGCAAGAGGACTTGGTGTAGATTATTTAAACGAATTACAAAAAACTATTTTGGAAGGATTCTTACCAGATTTAACTTTATATTTTGAATTAAGTTTCGAAGATGCTGAAAAAAGACTTTCTGGAAGACATGATGAAAAAAATAGATTAGATGAAGAAGGAAGAAAATTTAAAGAGTCTGTAAAACAAGCATTTGAAGACTTATCAAAAAAAGAAGCGCAAAGAATAACTGTTATTGATGCGTCAAAAACACCTGACGAAGTTTTTGAACAAACTAAAAATGTTATTTTAGAAAAGATAGAATTATGAAAAAAAGAGAAGCACTAG
- the recR gene encoding recombination mediator RecR, with amino-acid sequence MNKELFEEIISNINKNNGLTKKTSERLVNNLIIDKFALDNFVKQLNLIKENISICSICNYYEIESKCIICSDESRNQNVICVVASQLDVNNIEKINKYKGLYHILGSEINLNKKKSPSEINFENLLSRIGKNSELILALNATFEGELTTNYIYQLTKNLNINITRIAKGIPMGGSLDYMDETTLESAFKNRKKYEV; translated from the coding sequence ATGAATAAAGAATTGTTTGAAGAAATTATAAGTAACATTAATAAAAACAACGGTCTTACTAAGAAAACTAGTGAGAGATTAGTTAACAACTTAATAATTGATAAATTTGCTTTAGACAATTTTGTTAAACAACTTAATCTAATAAAAGAAAATATTTCTATTTGCTCAATCTGTAACTATTATGAAATTGAAAGCAAGTGCATAATTTGTTCTGATGAAAGTAGAAATCAAAATGTTATTTGTGTTGTTGCAAGTCAATTAGACGTTAATAACATTGAAAAAATTAATAAATATAAAGGTCTTTATCATATTTTAGGATCTGAAATAAATTTAAATAAGAAAAAATCGCCATCAGAAATTAATTTTGAAAATCTTCTGTCAAGAATCGGCAAAAATAGTGAATTGATTTTAGCCTTGAACGCAACTTTTGAAGGAGAACTAACAACGAATTATATTTACCAATTGACAAAGAATTTAAATATAAATATTACAAGAATTGCAAAAGGTATTCCAATGGGTGGAAGCCTTGACTACATGGATGAAACAACTTTAGAAAGTGCATTCAAAAATAGAAAGAAATATGAGGTGTAG